AGAGAGGCTACAGGAAAACTTTTCAACATTCTACCGCCAAaaccaaacaagaacaaatacAGAACATGACAGAAAATAATTCTTCACACATGGAACCCCCAAATATTTAAAGCAATAGTTAAAGCCCCCcatcaaaataattcaagtaATAAGATAATTAAGTTACCAGTGAACCCTGATCACGAGTGTGAATGTCACCAGCCCAAGGTCCGTAAGAGTCAAATATTGTGTTGAGAATTGCTGTGCCACGTGAAGCTGTTAAAATTGCATTTCTCAATCCAAGAAGCCCCCGAGTTGGAATCTTATACCTCAGAAAAGTCGTCCCTTCAGACCTGGAAATAGGTATTGATAGAAATtagaagaattaaaattgGTCCAAgtaacaaaagtaaaattcacTTATGGCCCTTTCTCATTATAGGTAAAGACTGCACATAGAAAATGTACTTGATTCTTGAATAATAGAGCacaattttgataaaatatccTTTAGCATAGTATATACATTATTTAACATCATCAGAATGTAAATATGCTATGCATGTGGATTAGTAAGTCGCAGTAACAGCAACAGTGTGCCACCGTCCTCTATTAAATTTGTGATACAGGCCTCTCCTAGATAGAGTTTTAACAATGAGATGAGTTGTTTAACTACAGTAACTGGATGTCACCTATTTGTGAACATAAATCTAAGCTCACGATACTACAGGTATGTCATGTTGATTGTCAAGTCATTGTGTTATCAAACTCAACACATTAGTCAAGCTACTAATTCTCTGATCATCAGTTCGTATGATGACATTATTGAAAGTATTATCAAATCACATCCACCGTGCCAATGTTTAGTTTGGGGGAACAGAAATCAAAGAGACGTGTACAAACCCCACACCCTCCATATCGAACATCTGTCCACGCCTCTTGCCCAACAGTTCTACAACTGCTCCCATGTGTTCTTCTGGTACTTCCACAGTGGCAATCTGCATGGCAGTTTTACTTGTTATGATTATGAATGTCACTGATATAAGAAGTCAATCAAATGTCTCACAGTAAGCAATACTGTTCAAAAGATGAAGCACGTGCATGTAAGAAGACTAGATGCAAAACAAGATTCATATGGaaattgtattaaaataaaagtgcTTTGACAATCTACTTTATAGATTCATTCTTAACGATTTTCATAATggaccttttctttttcctatctTCAAATCAAATGTGTTCAACGCAGGATTACAATAAGGAGCCAAAGAAAAGTGTTTACTGTATTTTATacattacattattattaaatttcagTTTTCTGATTTGGTAAACTATTAGACTTTGTGTATTGGTTACAATCTTGGACATACTCGAAGTCCTCTGTATCTTGAAATCCtaatcttaataaaattttaatagggTGGTCCTCAAAAACATGCTCTAGgagaacaaaaggaaaataataataactttttaaaatagttatcCAAGTATGTTTTCACagaatttttattctaaaaaaccTGCAAACACCTCTTCAAACAGTGTATTCTATTCCAGTATTCACTATTTTTAAATCCTGTATAATCTACAgaacttaaaacttaaaaaatttagcaGTGAATCAATcccattaaaattttccaacACTGTCCTGCATCATATGACAATTAGAAACTCACCTCATATGGTTCCACCAATTGGTCATTCACCCTTTTGGTTATTACTCTAGGAGGCCCCACCATAAATTCATATCCTTCCCTCCGCCTAAAATGAATGAACTTATTAGTCATCAGAGGAAGTATACAGGAAAAGGTGGATCATCCTGAATATGAAATTCTTACATGTTCTCTATAAGTATTGTGATATGCAAAGTACCCCGACCACTAACAATGAACGTATCTGCTGTTTCACCATCTTCAACTTTCATTGCCAAATTACGCTCAAGCTCCCGGTAGAGTCGATCCCTTAAGTTTCTACTAGTGACATACTTGCCCTGCAATTCAAAATAACAACGCATATAGAaccttacaattttttttttcaatttgtaatTTAGACAGAAATGTTGTCTTTTGTATTCTTTAACTATGCAGCACTTGTAgagacgttttttttttttttttttttttttttNTAACATATCCATCCGACCAAGCTCACATGGTAATGAAAAGTTTCCAACATCTCAACACCATATGTAGAGCTCCATAACCATTTCTTAACGAGAgccttaattttctttttcataagTTTTTCCAACTCCAAGGCACCTagattccatttttctttatgaCATCTCCCATCAGAGCTAGCCCCCCAAGAGGAAGTTCCTCATGATGGAAATGCAAAAGCCATTTAGCCAAGAACGCACTCTTACAGGCTCTTAAGTTTCCTATCTCCAAACCCCCTCATCCACTAGCTTCATCACCACTTCCCACCTGCATGAATGGGACCCTCTCCCTTACTCAATCCCTTCCCTTTGTGGTACTTGGAAGAAATTTTTGCAATCTTCCTTGGCGTGAAGCTCTGCTTTTCATCCTCTCccttttgtattttcaattattcGATCAAAGCTtcttactaaaaaaaacatataaatatttgtttaaaggaaagaaaaactagGACTTCCGGTAGTATCATTCAGACATACCTCACGACCAACAAAAGGAGAAGTATTAATTGAGAATGACATCTTTACTGTCGGTTCTTCCACCTTAATAGCAGGTAATGGTTTTCCATATTGTTTGTCAGCAATTGTCTCACCAATCTGAGCACATGATATCCACAATAAAGATTCCgaaaacaacaagaaaaaatttcaataaaagaacaaaagctTTGCAAAAACTGAATTCACTTTTACCTGAATATCATCAACTCCACAAACCGCACATATGTCACCAGCCTGCACCTTCCCTACAGGGACTCTATTGAATTTCTCATATACAAAAAGCTCACTAATTCTTGCATATCTACAAGAATCTTCTGATGTGCATACCTGGAAAAAAGAAGACAGAAAAGAAGGTAACAAATCAAACTTTTGTTAAAAAGAGATACATAAAGAAAGGGGGGAGATAGCATAGCCCTAACTCAAGCCAAATAATATTGGAAAAACACTTCCCATTTAGCATTAATCAAATGGAAAAATGGCACAGCCACCTAAGAGGAGGTTACGGAACAGAAAGGACCTATTCAACCCCCTTTATAAACCTTTCATTCCTTTCTAGTCAATAATCCCAAAGAATAGTCAAAATTACGTTCTTTTAGGGACACAAGCTTCTAATGAAGAAATCAAGTATACAAAAGGAGAGAAAGGGAAAGGATAGATAAGACATCCCCCAATTCTCAGAGCTTATGAGATTTACACCCCACTTGTTATCAAAATAGACagagaaaatacaattttCCAATAAAAGAACTCCAGAAAGTAGCCACTAAGTAAGAAAAAGCAGAAGTTCAACTTCTTTGAATCAATCTTAGAAGATTCTAAAATTCTATTCAAGGCAAAGAGTCCTATATTATACGAAGAGGAGCCATGCCGATCATTTAGAACTTTAACAAATATTAGGGGAAAAAAGGTGGTAGAACTGTGGAGGCCCAAGAGTCAAAAGATGAGACAAATATCCTGTCTCCTCCTAAGAGACCTCCACATCCTGAAAGATCCTTCTATTCCTTTTCAACGATCTATTCCAAATAATAGCAAAAAACAGGTTGCTTCAGAAACCTCTATCATGAAATGGAAAGGCAACCTTAAAGAAAAGCAAATGCTGGTAAGTCTAGCTCAACCTGCAAAATGGACTAACCTTCACATCCATTCCTTTTTGCAGTTCTCCAGCATGCAGTCGACCAATGGCTATCCTTCCTTTGTGCTCGTCGTATTCAATATTTGTAGCCTAGGATAAGAAGTGCATATTAAAATTGAGACATGTTTTAAGAGAATAAAAAGTTCAAGACAAAAGAGTTGAACTGAGTTTTGTCAAATTTGGAGAACTGAGAAGCCTATGTTTGTCATCCATGTTGCATCTTTAAGAATGTCACATGAGACTTGAGTACATAATCACATACTAAAACGTGATGTTAAAGTACAAAATATGCAAGAATTCATTTAATGGACTCGTCATAAAGTTTAAGATAAATGGTGGAAGGATTAAGAATTGGGAccaaagaataataaaaagaaaacaaattggGGGCAAATAGAAGATATAATGTTAGTGGCTTGAACAAAGCTTACTTATGATATGTGTGAAACTTAGATTAACAAAAGTAGAATATTTCAAAACCAAACAAGATAGTAAAGTTTTTTAcgttaaataataagaaaagtCAGAAATTGAATTCATGTGTTTTTTGGTTTAGGATTTAGGATACTATCATTCTAGAACACTAACTTGTAAAAGTTCTTTTATTATCCATAAAGATGCGATATGTAATAATATTCTCGCGGATCTTCAACAGTTCAAATCAATTATATTATTGAAGATAAACGAAGTGCTcacaataaaaagaaagatcacTTACAAGCATTTGCAATGCACCATCTTTGTCAATACGTGGTCCAGGGATGCATCTGATAATAGACTCAAAAAGTGGTCCAAGATCTTCTCCCAATTTTTCAGGAGATAATCCAGCCTTACCTTGAATGCCACTAGCGTAAATCACTTGGAAGTCGCACTGAACCAAAACAAAAGTTGGAGTGAGAAAGACGTTGCTTACACTATCagaaataatgaaatgaaacacTAAAAAACATTCATATATGTGTCAGATTGTGTGCAATTTCCCTCTACTGAGTGAATCACTTAGAATGACttccattaataattttcaataaccTCCGCGGCTCTAATATTATAAGGTTTGTAACAAAGCATAAAATATTGTTGTAAATTTGAAGGTGCTCATTCGTTAGTTTTTAGGCGGGGGGTTCTCTCTATCTGGCCCTTAGGCTTTTTTTTGTGGCCCTTGGTTTGACCTTCTCTAATACACTTCTCGTTGccaacaatatatatattgttataCATCATCCTTTACTGCTATCTTAAAGTTAGGTTAAATATCCTTTAATGTTGCTCTAATATATAAAGTGTCTTTAACAAAATGGAAGGTGGCCTTCCTCGTGGATTGGATGGTGACAAAAAaggatgaatttttttatctaacTTGCGGTGGCAATGACGTACGTTGACCACGGCGATGGTGGCAATGGGGGTTTAAGTGAAGACAATAAAGCTCACAAAACCTAaggtgaaaaataaaagggttttAAACCCCAAACCCAAAAGTTCCCAAAAAACCATAATGGTTTACAAATCCAAAATGCCCTAGGAAAGTACCTAATGCTCTAATACCGTACAAATAGTATTTGGCAAAATATCAATGTACTCCATGTTAGAGAGACACACATATACAAGTACACAAGAGAACTCTAAACTCAAGAATGTGCAATTACAATAAAGTACGACTATACATacaatatatgttattaaCAATAATGTTgttaatttcaaaagattgGTTGTTGTCTGGTACCTTGTAAATTGTAATATTCTTTTCTGCCACATTGTTCAATGCACTTATTATATATCCTTTACTCAATACTTATTATCTTGTTGATTCTTATCATAAAGCATAGGTATAAGGCCATTATCCATGATTTTCAAATACTGTAAATGTACCTGTTCATCTGATGCGTTCAGTTCAATAAATAGTTCAAAAGTGGAATTGATCACATAATCTGGACGAGCTGAAGGTCTATCAATCTTGTTGACCACGACAACAACAGCATGCCCAAACTCTAGGGCCTTCTTAAGCACAAATCTTGTTTGTGGCATTGGACCTTCAACAGAATCTACCTAGATAAATACATAGAAAAAGAGGTGATAGCACAAGAAGATCAAAGTTAGAAACATATTTTAGAAGATACCTTTAGTAAAATTATAGGCAAGATGAAAATGTTTAAACCAAGTCATATAGAGGATAAAATCTTTGGACCTTATTACTTGATAATTTGCTCTGGCATATCAGCCTtgtccattaaaaaaataagttgaGTTTGTTTAGCATTTTTATTCTGAAACAGTCCCATCTGCAACTTAAAATCTATGCAATCAGATTTCAAACGAAATTTTGAACTTAAgaatagaaataaagaaacatgAACGGTAAA
This portion of the Cucurbita pepo subsp. pepo cultivar mu-cu-16 chromosome LG08, ASM280686v2, whole genome shotgun sequence genome encodes:
- the LOC111799903 gene encoding putative elongation factor TypA-like SVR3, chloroplastic is translated as MEMVMTFSSSLSSSPLLYPKIKLGTVFTPQIKQLHGLTSSSRISTSLPKQALSSRSRLPIRCPVKCSVSEATEARTEKSQLMRRQDIRNIAIVAHVDHGKTTLVDAMLKQAKVFRDNQVVKERIMDSNDLERERGITILSKNTSITYKDTKINIIDTPGHSDFGGEVERILNMVEGILLVVDSVEGPMPQTRFVLKKALEFGHAVVVVVNKIDRPSARPDYVINSTFELFIELNASDEQCDFQVIYASGIQGKAGLSPEKLGEDLGPLFESIIRCIPGPRIDKDGALQMLATNIEYDEHKGRIAIGRLHAGELQKGMDVKVCTSEDSCRYARISELFVYEKFNRVPVGKVQAGDICAVCGVDDIQIGETIADKQYGKPLPAIKVEEPTVKMSFSINTSPFVGREGKYVTSRNLRDRLYRELERNLAMKVEDGETADTFIVSGRGTLHITILIENMRREGYEFMVGPPRVITKRVNDQLVEPYEIATVEVPEEHMGAVVELLGKRRGQMFDMEGVGSEGTTFLRYKIPTRGLLGLRNAILTASRGTAILNTIFDSYGPWAGDIHTRDQGSLVAFEEGTTTSYALASSQERGQMFVSPGLDVYKGQIVGIHQRPGDLSLNVCKKKAATNVRSNKEQTVVLDTPMDYSLDDCIEYIQEDELVEVTPSSIRMCKNAKLAKKTR